Within the Thermosynechococcaceae cyanobacterium Okahandja genome, the region GGGAAAATTTACTCCCTTTTCTCCTGTTAAGTATTGGCGGTATTGCGTGGAATGTGTTTGTGATGCTTTATCTTGGCCCGCGCATTTTACCCACGTTTTGGTTTGAGCGCGGCATTGGCGATATGGGGCAGTCGATGGGGGTCACCTCCACCGGCCTGCTATTAATTCGCATGGTGGATCCCTACAACCAATCCGGTGCGTTAGAAAGCTTTGCCTACAAACAAATTCTGTTTGAGCCAATTGTTGGCGGCGGGTTATTTACAGCAGCGGCTCCCATTCTTATTCGCAATGTTGGCGCTGTACCCGTGTTCTTGGTAACAACCCTACTGCTGGTGTTTTGGTTAGTGTTTGGCCTGTGGAACTATCGTCAAATTCGGCGATCGCCCCTTGTTTCTTGACCTGACCAAGGGCACAAACCTAGAATGGAAAGAGTGCTTCAAACACCTAGAGATAGCTCCGCGGTCGGCAATACGTGTATTGAGACCGGAGAGAGGGGAGTGCCTTCGTCTTCAAGGCTATAAGGACTGGCTAGCAGCCGCTAAGAAACGTGCCGCAGCGGAACTGCGTCTAGGGTTAAGGTATTGCTGTGATCTAGGTTTTTTCGATGACATCCCTCCTTCTCAAATCAGTCGTTGAGAGCGACGAGCGCGCTGACCTGCGGCAATTTGCCCGGGTGTTACAACTGGGTGAAAAGCGCTATCTGCTGCGGAACGAAATTTTAACGGCCTTTGATGAGTACTGCCGTGAACAGAATAAACCCACCATAGCAATGACCCAGTCCCGATTGGGCAAGCTGATTTTCTATACCCAAGAAATTATTGTTGACAATGAAAGCCTCTGCTGGATCATTCGCCCCCGCATTGCCCACCAAGAGGTGTATCGGCTGCTGGAAGATTTGACCATTGTGCCCATGTCGGTGCCAGAGCTACTGGACCTGCGCGATCGCTTTGTGAATCGGTACCATCCCAACGAAGGGGATGTGTTTGAAATTGATGTGCAGCCCTTTTACGACTATTCGCCAATTATTCGGGATGCCAAAAACATTGGCAAAGGTGTAGCTTTTCTTAACCGCTACCTCTCCAGTAAGCTCTTTCAGGATCCGCGTCAGTGGCAGCAGAACCTGTTTAACTTCCTGCAAGTTCACTGCTATAACGGCTATCAATTGCTGATTAACGAACGCATTCGCTCGCCCCAGCACCTTTCGGAGCAGGTAAAGCAGGCTATTATTAGCCTTGGCGATCGCCCGGCGACGGAACCCTACAGTGAGTTTCGCTTTGATTTACAAACCCTTGGCTTTGAACCTGGGTGGGGGAACACGGCTGCGCGGGTACGGGAGACCCTCGAAATCCTTGACCAACTGCTAGACTCTCCCGATCACCAAGTGTTGGAAGCCTTTGTGTCCCGCATTCCGATGATCTTTCGCATTGCCCTGATTTCACCCCACGGCTGGTTTGGCCAGGAGGGGGTGCTAGGACGACCCGACACCGGCGGCCAAGTGGTCTATATCTTGGATCAAGTCAAAAGTCTGGAAAAACAAATTCGTGAGGATCTGGCACTGGCGGGCTTAGATGTGCTGGAAGTCCACCCCAAAATTATTGTGCTAACGCGCCTGATCCCCAACGCCGATGGCACCCTTTGCAATCAGCGCCTTGAAAAGATCTACGGCACCACGGATGCTTGGATTTTGCGAGTACCCTTCCGCGAGTTTAACCCTAAGATCACCCAGAATTGGATTTCCCGCTTTGAAATTTGGCCGTACCTTGAAACCTTTGCCATTGATGCGGAACGGGAACTGCGGGCGGAGTTTGGCCATGTCCCTGACCTGATTATTGGCAACTATTCCGATGGTAACCTTGTGGCCTTTTTGTTGGCGCGGCGACTCAAAGTAACCCAGTGTAATATTGCCCACGCCCTTGAAAAATCAAAGTATCTCTTTAGTAACCTCTACTGGCAAGACCTTGAGGATAAGTACCATTTTTCGCTTCAGTTTACGGCAGATCTCATTGCCATGAATGCCGCCAATTTTATTATTAGTAGTACCTACCAAGAAATTGTGGGCACCCCCGACAGCATTGGTCAGTATGAATCTTACCAGTCCTTTACGATGCCGGACTTATACCATGTTGTCAATGGCATTGAATTGTTTAGCCCCAAGTTTAATGTGGTGCCTCCGGGGGTGAATGAGCAGGTGTATTTCCCCTACTACGAGCAAGCAGAACGCCTCGAGGGCGATCGCCACCGTTTAGAAGAGTTACTCTTTACCCTTGAGGATCCGCAGCAGGTCTATGGCCACCTCAGTGATCCGGCAAAACGTCCCCTCTTTTCTATGGCGCGCCTTGACCGCATTAAAAACCTGACGGGTTTAGCGGAAGCCTTTGGCCGCAGTAAAGCCCTCCAAGAGCGCTGCAATCTGATTTTGGTGGCGGGTAAATTGCGCACCGAAGACTCCAGCGATCGCGAAGAAGTCAGCGAAATTGAAAAGCTTTATCAAATTATTCACGAGTACGACTTGCACGGCAAAATCCGTTGGTTAGGGGTGCGCCTACCGAAGGCCGATTCAGGGGAAATTTATCGCATCATTGCCGATCATCAAGGGGTCTTTGTTCAGCCCGCCCTTTTTGAAGCCTTTGGTCTAACGATTTTAGAAGCGATGATTAGTGGCTTGCCCACCTTTGGCACCCGCTTTGGCGGCCCCCTCGAAATTATTCAAGATGGGGTGAATGGCTTTTATATTAACCCCACCCACCTAGAGGAAATGGCAGACAAAATTGTGGCCTTTTTAGAGCGGTGCGATCGCGATCCCGAGTACTGGCACACCATTTCTAAAGCCGGTATTGAGCGGGTTTACAGTACCTATACCTGGAAAATTCACTGTACGCGGCTGCTCTCCCTTGCCAAAATCTACGGCTTCTGGAATTTTTCATCCCAAGAGAACCGCGAAGATATGATGCGCTATATGGAATCACTGTTTTATCTGCTCTATAAACCCCGCGCCCAAGCGCTGCTTGCCGAGCATCTTAACCGCTAGAGAGGCTGCTTTATACCAACGGGGCAAAATATGTTACCATCTCTTAGGATGCCGCACGTCAACGAGTATGGCAAAGGTTTTGGTACTCAATGCCTCCTACGAACCACTCAACATTACGAGTTGGCAGCGGGCTGTTGTCCTTTTAATTAAAGGCAAAGCGGAGCAGGTTGAGCACAACGGCAAGCTGGTCTATAACAATTTTCCTTTGCCGACGGTCATTCGCCTGCGGCAT harbors:
- a CDS encoding sucrose synthase, with the translated sequence MTSLLLKSVVESDERADLRQFARVLQLGEKRYLLRNEILTAFDEYCREQNKPTIAMTQSRLGKLIFYTQEIIVDNESLCWIIRPRIAHQEVYRLLEDLTIVPMSVPELLDLRDRFVNRYHPNEGDVFEIDVQPFYDYSPIIRDAKNIGKGVAFLNRYLSSKLFQDPRQWQQNLFNFLQVHCYNGYQLLINERIRSPQHLSEQVKQAIISLGDRPATEPYSEFRFDLQTLGFEPGWGNTAARVRETLEILDQLLDSPDHQVLEAFVSRIPMIFRIALISPHGWFGQEGVLGRPDTGGQVVYILDQVKSLEKQIREDLALAGLDVLEVHPKIIVLTRLIPNADGTLCNQRLEKIYGTTDAWILRVPFREFNPKITQNWISRFEIWPYLETFAIDAERELRAEFGHVPDLIIGNYSDGNLVAFLLARRLKVTQCNIAHALEKSKYLFSNLYWQDLEDKYHFSLQFTADLIAMNAANFIISSTYQEIVGTPDSIGQYESYQSFTMPDLYHVVNGIELFSPKFNVVPPGVNEQVYFPYYEQAERLEGDRHRLEELLFTLEDPQQVYGHLSDPAKRPLFSMARLDRIKNLTGLAEAFGRSKALQERCNLILVAGKLRTEDSSDREEVSEIEKLYQIIHEYDLHGKIRWLGVRLPKADSGEIYRIIADHQGVFVQPALFEAFGLTILEAMISGLPTFGTRFGGPLEIIQDGVNGFYINPTHLEEMADKIVAFLERCDRDPEYWHTISKAGIERVYSTYTWKIHCTRLLSLAKIYGFWNFSSQENREDMMRYMESLFYLLYKPRAQALLAEHLNR